One Cottoperca gobio chromosome 23, fCotGob3.1, whole genome shotgun sequence genomic region harbors:
- the LOC115028126 gene encoding pleckstrin homology domain-containing family A member 5-like isoform X18, translating into MAADPKPDWLSCLPSSWSYGVTRDGRIFFINEEAKSTTWLHPVTGEAVITGHRKTPDLPTGWEEGYTFEGARCFIKLNLPHD; encoded by the exons ATGGCGGCGGATCCTAAGCCGGACTGGCTCTCCTGCCTTCCCTCTTCTTGGAGTTATGGGGTCACTCGGGATGGACGCATATTCTTCATCAA CGAAGAAGCAAAGAGCACAACCTGGTTGCATCCTGTTACTGGCGAAGCTGTAATTACTGGGCACAGAAAAACTCCAG ATTTACCAACAGGATGGGAGGAAGGATACACATTCGAGGGAGCTCGCTGCTTTATCAA
- the LOC115028126 gene encoding pleckstrin homology domain-containing family A member 5-like isoform X20 produces the protein MAADPKPDWLSCLPSSWSYGVTRDGRIFFINEEAKSTTWLHPVTGEAVITGHRKTPDLPTGWEEGYTFEGARCFIK, from the exons ATGGCGGCGGATCCTAAGCCGGACTGGCTCTCCTGCCTTCCCTCTTCTTGGAGTTATGGGGTCACTCGGGATGGACGCATATTCTTCATCAA CGAAGAAGCAAAGAGCACAACCTGGTTGCATCCTGTTACTGGCGAAGCTGTAATTACTGGGCACAGAAAAACTCCAG ATTTACCAACAGGATGGGAGGAAGGATACACATTCGAGGGAGCTCGCTGCTTTATCAA